GAGGCGAGTTTGGGGCCCCGAGgctgggagggtggggcagggctgtgctcggcaggtgggtggggctgtgctcGGCAGGTGGGCTGTAGGAAGggagatagtgggacctcagctCGAGCCTGGCCAGGCAAAAGCCAGAGTGTCCATGGGGCCTTGGGCAGGAGGCGGCCTGTGCGGGCACCCTCCTGCCATTCAACGGCCATTCAGCGAGGCGGGTAGCCTGGGGAGATGAGCTTGCCGAGGGGTCCTGGTCTGAGGTGGGGTGGGCCTTGGCAGGGGTGGAAATCCATGCTAACGTCCAAACCTTAGTCAGCCTCATCCAGCCCCACGGCCACTCACACCTAGAGATCTGGCAGGTGTCAGGCTGGCGGTTTTCACCTCCTTGGCTGAGGTGGGTTTGCCCAGGACCTCAGAAGTTCAGCCTGTGAGGGTCGAGCTATGTCCGAGTTGGGGCTTCCTGTTCGGTCTTGACGCGGGGGCCTGGGCCGGGTCAGTTCTCTGCCTTCGGAGCAGCCCTGGGACCCCGCATGTCTTCATCTAAAGACGACGTGGGGCGCGTGGGTTGGGGGCTGCGCTGGGCAGGGCTGTGACTCCCAGGCTGCAGAATGTTTGCTCTCCCCCTGCCTGTGATCTGCAGAGGCTGGGCGTCCTCTCAGGGAGCTGGGCGGTCGCGGACCAAAGTGCTGTTCCTCCCGAGAGAGATGGGAAGGCGGGGTGGCCGGTTTCCCTGAGGTCGCCCTGGTGCCCCTCTTCAGAGGAGGCAGGTATGGGGGACCCTGAGACGGGGGCTGGGGACGACGACGAGGACAGAGCCGGAGCAGGCCAGATGCTGGGGTCTCACCGCCGCGCCTCTCCCGCCTTCCTGCGCCCTCATCCCTCAGATGCTACTTTGTCATCTGAAAGGAAAATGGGTCAGGTCCCAGCGAGGGAGGGGCCGCCGGGGCCGCAGACAGGCCGACGCTGGGCGCCCGCCTGGAGCGCGGGGCTCAGATTCCCGCTTGTGCTCCTGGGTTCAGAGGCGCCGGGTCCCCTCCCTGCTGGGAGCAGGCAGGCAGCCAGGCCAGGGACAGAACGGGCCGAGGGCGGGGCCAGTGCGCAGGCCGAGCAGGTGTGTGATCGGTGCCTGTCTCTGCAACAGCCCTGATCCGTTGGACTGGACCTAGCCAGGGAGCGGTCCCCCAGCCGCAGCCGCCGGGGCGAGGAGCGGTGACAGCGCAGGAGCtcgggggggaagggaggaacgAGGAGAGACAAAGGGAGCGAGCCTGGCACTGCCTCCCTGCGCCGCCCACCATGTGTCAGTCAGAGGCACGGCGAGGACCGGAGCTCCGCCCGGCAAAATGGTGAGATGCTGCGGGTCACGGCTGCGTCCTAACCTGGCCTCGCCCTGCCTTGACCTCCGAAAGGTCAGAGTTCACGTCCAGCGGCCctgtggtggaggtggaggtggtggcgGCGGCAGGGGGCCGGGGTACCAGCCCCCGCGGCTGGAGGGGCCCGGCCTGGGGGACCTGAGTCGGAGAGCCCGTTTCAGGTACTGGGGGGCCAGCAGGCTGGTGGGCCAGTGTCTGCGCTGTGCCCCCACCCCGCTGCAGCGCAGCTCCTCCGAGATTGGTCCCTGTACTTCTGCAGAGAGCAAGGTGGATGGGGGGAGCCCAGGGGAGAGCAGTGATGTGTCAGGCTTTGCTTGGCCCCTACCCACTTGCCAGACCTTTTTAAagctggagggggtgggatgggagagaCAGTGGACACAGGGGGTCTGGTGAGCAGTGGAGAAGCAGCGCCTCCCAGGGCCACCATTGAGCTGCAGGGCCTGGCCTTCGGCTcagttctccatttttttctgcttttcataTCAGCTGAGGTGCCTCTTTGTTCCTTGGTTTGTTGAGCAATTGGGGGCAGAGGACAGAGCTGCTCTGAGAGCACACAGGCACAGATGGAGCCTTATTCTCCAGTTGAACGCAGTGTTtctgtagatgaggaaaccaaagccccGGGACATTCTCAGAGTGGGTAGCAGTGTGGTCTTGTGATGGCCACACTGGGGCCTCAGGAGCACTTTCTAGGTCCTAGGCATGTGGCAAGGTGACTTGGGCCTCAGTGTCATGCCTCAGGAGGGCCAGGGTTCCGGTGGAAAGGCTCATCCCAGAGTCTGGCTCCCTCGAGGCTGAGCCTGGCTTAATGCGCTGAATTTGAGCTGGTGGGGTCTGGGGAAGGCCCACCTACCTTTATCGGAAGGAGGAGGGGCCTGGGTCAGGTGTATGTGGCCCCAGCAGACCTGGAAGGTGGCCTGAGGGTTGGCGGGGAGCTTATCCCCACCAACCTCTGGATCGTTTTGGAGAACCTGACCTGATACAGAAAGAGCACGGGGATGGATGGAGCAGTAGCGtgagtgcgtgcgtgtgtgtgtgtctctgtgtgtgtgtgtgtgtgtacacgcgcaCTAGTGcttgtgcatgtttgtgtgttcCTTCGTGATCTTGTCAGGCCCCTCAAATGAGGAAATAAGATGCTTGGAGCCATGAAGAGATTTTCCCAGACCCTGCGCTGCCAGGGGCTAAGGGGGATCAGACTAGCTCTCCTTGGAGTCTGTGTGGGCAGAGCTGGCCCCAGGCCGGTAGGGGGCCGCAAGGCAGGTTCTGCACCATCTTCTTGGTGCACTCAGCCCCAAGGTCCTCTCCGGGGTCCCTGCCAGGTTCAGAAGCTACTCCATCTGAGAGGCGCCTCACCCTGTGTGTCTCAGCTGACAGGCAGGTGGGGAGACTGGGAAGTGAGTCTGCCGACCAGAGGCAGCCAAGCCCCCACCTCAGAGTGGGGTTGGGATGAAGGAGTTTGGCCGGTGCTGCCCGACTCCATCGAGAGGCGAACCTGCTGAGGGTGAGGTGGGGCCCCCAGTCCTCCACTGACCCTGGCTGTGTGCGGACATGTGCCCTGCAGGTTGTACTTCCCCCAGCTGGCCCTGAGGCGAAGGCTGGGACAGCTGAGCTGCATGTCCAAACCCGCCCTGAAACTGCGCTCCTGGCCCCTGACGGTCCTCTACTACCTCCTGCCCCTTGGCGCCCTCAGGCCACTCAGCCGGGTGGGATGGAGACCTGTGAGCAGGGTAAGTGTGCAGGGGCTGCTGGCCTGGCCTCCCCCCAGGCAGGCCTGAGGTTGGGGCCCAGGAGACCGAGGAGGAGAAGACATTTGTCAGATCAGAGGTGGTGCTGTGGGGCCTGAGCGCTCCAACAGGGTCACATTGGAAGGCGAGCCTGTGGAGAGGGTGGGCTACAGACAGGTGACTGTAATGGCCCACCGTCCACTGCCTGCTGTCTCTGCCTGCATTTCTGCCATGTGGGGACTCTGCTTCTGGAAAGAACCCACATTGGGCATTCAGAAAATGGTGCCTGAAAAGAGCTTAGGGGTGATTTTGAGAAGAATCCAAATTAATTTCTGGACGCCAGAGGGTGGTTCAGGGAGGCTGGAGCCTGTGTGGGCCCCTTTGGGTGAGGATGCCTTTGAGGACCCAGGAGCCCCAGGCAGGGCTGCGTGAGGGAACGGCCTGGCTGCGCCTGGCTCTCAGGCAAGCTGGCCCCAAGGAAGAAACCCTGCTCCCAGGCCCTTGGACAGCGCAGGTGGGCGTTGCCAGGGCTTGAAAGCTCAGGGGCACCTCTGGGCATTAGGCCTGGGGTCATAGGGCAGCCCTGGGCTGCCCCCGCAGATGGGCGTCAGCTGGGAGTGCTGGGAGCCGCTAACTTATTGCCTCTTTAAAGGTGTTTAAAGTTGGAGTGGCATTGCTTTTATGCTTTGGGGACTTGGTGTCTTGGTTGTGTTCAGCAAGCAGCAGCCACCAATTAGAAGCACGTCCCACTATGGCAGAGGCACTTGAGGTTTAAGAGGCTGCCCCTTCTGGGTCATCTGGCCCTGAGTTTGGCAGGAGGGTCTGACTGAGAGGCCGAGTCCCCTCTGCCTCCTGGAGGAGCACCAGGTGGGGACAGCTGTGTGGACAGGTGGGCTCAGCGGGCATGTCCAGGCCCTCGGAGCGCAGGTGTCAGTGGTCAACCCATCTGCATGAGAGTCCCCAACCTCAGGGTGGGGGGCGATGAGCACATGCGCTTTGGGCTGTGGACTTGCCCACGCACCAGAGGCCTCTGCTTTCTGTGCTGGTCTGGGACTCGGGCAGTAGTGCCCGCGCCACAGCCTGTGTGACTGTGTCAGATCTgtttgcccctccccacctcaagAAGTGAGGCTGTGTTGGCCAGTCTCCCCGGGGACTGGGGAGGGAGTCGGGTAGCTGCTGTGGGAAGTCTGCAGGAAATGGCTGACAGCTGAGCTGTAAGTCACTGTGTCACAGGCCTGGCCAGTACTGTGTGTGAGAGATGAGAGATTTGGAAGCTCAGTCTGGTTCCTGGTGAGAGACAACCATGTCACAAAGCCCTCGTGGGGACAAGCTGCTCAGGCCTCGGGAGGTGGCCcccatggggaggggagagggtacCGGCTGATGgggaggagggggttggggggtgagCACACGGTGTGGCTGACTCACCCACCTGCCCGCGGCCTGCAGGTGGCCCTGTACAAGTCTGTGCCGACGCGCTTGCTATCGCGGGCTTGGGGCCGCCTCAACCAAGTGGAGCTGCCGCACTGGTTGCGCAGGCCCGTCTACAGCCTGTACATCTGGACTTTCGGGGTTAACATGAAGGAGGCCGCCGTGGAGGACCTGCACCACTACCGCAACCTCAGCGAGTTCTTCCGGCGCAAGCTGAAGCCACAGGCCCGGCCAGTGTGCGGCCTGCACAGCGTGGTGAGGCCCCAACCCCACCTTCTACTCCTGCCTCCGTACAGGCAGCTCTTGGCTGTGCCTTTAGGAAGAGGTGGCCTGGTGGGCACTCCTCCCAGGCCAAACCCCAAGAAGGAGgtggccctgccctctgccccctcccctcccccacagcgAGCCTCTCCTGGCCCTTCCAGATCAGTCCATCGGATGGGAAGATCCTCAACTTCGGGCAGGTGAAGAACTGCGAGGTGGAGCAGGTGAAGGGGGTCACCTACTCACTGGAGTCGTTCCTGGGCCCTCGAATCCCCACAGAGGACCTGCCCTTCCCACCAGGTGGGTTCCGGCCTGGTGGTGGCCAGGCAGCTGTGCTGTGGTGTGGCTGCGCTGGATGTCAGAGGGtagagggtggggatgggagtgggTCCGGGAGGGAGGCCTGTGGACCAGTAGTTACTCTGCCCGCAGCTTCAGGCCTCCCTGGAGCCAGTGTCCAGGCTGCACGCAGGCTCCGTGTTGGGTAGCATCAAGTGCTTGTCTGAGCACCTGGTTCGTGTCTGCCCCACAGCCACCTCCTGTGGCTCCTTCAGGAGCCAGCTGGTCACCCGAGAAGGGAACGAGCTCTACCACTGCGTCATCTACCTGGCCCCCGGGGACTACCACTGCTTCCATTCCCCCACTGACTGGACTGTCTCCCACCGGCGCCACTTCCCAGGTAGGCCTGGGCCAGCACATGGGTGGGACCTGCCCCTGGGGGACTCAGAGAGGTCCTCAGCTTCTTGGTATCAGGAGACGCAGGCTCCAAAGCTGTGAGGTGACTGCTGGGCATGGGTGGCAGGGGCAGGCTGGGAGCCAGCCTGCTCTGCATTTGGAATGACATGGGGGTACAGTGGGTCTTGGGCCCTCCCAGAGTAGACACACTGGGCTCTAGGAGGCTTGTCCTCCCGATGGGCAGGGAGTGGCAGTGTCTGTCCCCACAGGCTCCCTGATGTCCGTGAACCCCGGCATGGCCCGCTGGATCAAAGAGCTCTTCTGCCACAATGAGCGGGTAGTCCTGACTGGGGACTGGAAACACGGCTTCTTCTCACTGACGGCTGTTGGGGCCACCAACGTGGGCTCCATCCGCATCTACTTTGACCAGGTAAGCAGAGCCCAGACCCTGCCGAAGCCCAAGGGCTAGGCCACTTGCACCGTCTCCTGTGCAGCCAGATCCATCTGGACTGTAAGTTCTAGGAGGGCACATCCCCCACCAGGCCTGGCTGTGCAGAGCAGCTGCCctgaggaggggctgggccctgAGCTCCTGCTCTACTtatcccccacccacccctgtctCGAGGTGGCTGGTGAGGGAGGGAATTAACTTCCCTTCCTGGCACTTTGCTGCTGCAGAAACACAAGGGGAacttgggtggggtggggtggggcatgcTGATGGAGGCCAAGTGTGTGAGGGGTGCCGTAGTACCCATGCCTGCGGGGCTTCCCCTCTTGGTGTCAGTTTGCCCCTCAGCCCCCCGGGTGCTGGTGTTGTGGCACCGTTCGTACTAGTGAACAGTTGGGGGTCTGAATCCTCCATTTCCCTCCAGTTCAGAGCTGGTCAGGGGCTACCAGGTTAGGCCTAGTCCATGGCCTGAGCTGCTGTCCAGACCTCCCTTTTTGAGCAGGGTGGGGGACAGGTTCAGGACGGCAGCAGAGGTGTGTTCAAGGTCCACGTGCTCTGCCTCCATCTCCCACAGGACCTGCACACAAACAGCCCACGGTACAGCAAGGGCTCCTACAATGACTTCAGCTTCGTGACGCACATGAACAAGGAGGGCATCCCCATGCGCAAGGGCGAGCACCTGGGCGAGTTCAACCTGGGCTCCACCATTGTGCTCATCTTCGAGGCCCCCAAGGACTTCAACTTCAAGCTGAAAGCGGGACAGAAAATCCGATTCGGGGAGGCTCTGGGCTCTCTCTAGAGCCTCTTGCATGGCTACAGCTGCTGAGGGGTCTTTTCCACAGAAATGTGAGGTTTCAAGGGGGACCTCTGAGGCTGTCTAGGGAGGGGACCATCGGGTCTGACCAGGCAGGACCTGGGTGACTTCTGTCCCTGCTGTCCAGGGTGCAGACAAGGTTGTCAGAGCCCCTCTCATGTCCTAGACCTACATCTTCCCCCTACCCACCTGAAGAGAAAGTGCAGGCCAGGACGATTGATTCCCTCTTGGAGATTTTCTAACGTTTTGTATAAACTGGAGATTCTACATCTCCTGGCTGAGCATTCAGTTGTTCTGATTTCCGTTTTAAGATAAGTGGTAGTTAAAGTACCTTCTTGCTGCTCCTCCTATCACTGCTTTTTGGCCTCCCTTGCATGGGGCGAGGTGCCTCCTGGCACTGACTGTgggtcccagaccagggcctttAATGCAACTGCTCCCAACCTGCTTGTTGGGAAAAGCTGTCTTCTCTCTTTGCACTTATGGCTGAATGCATCACCTCCGACTCTGCCATCAACTTCCGAGGGTGCTCACTAATGGTTCGGGGCGTTGCAGGCCCCAGTGAGTGACCTTCTGGAGCTGGCAGGTCCTCTTTCCAGTAGGCAGGACCCATAACCAAACCCCTCAGTGGTGTCCAAAGCAAAAGGGGCAGGCAGCTAGCTGGTGGTGGCCCAGCTGGGGCCAGGGGAGAGCTTCGGTCCCCTCCCTGTATCCAGACCTACAGAAAAGTTGCTGCTATTGATCAGGGGCTTATGTTGGAGGCAAAGGAACCTTGGTGGTGTATTTgatgtgtgggggaggggagaatgtcAGTGCCTAGAAAACCCGTCCCCAGGCAACAGGTACGCAGTCCTTGGGGAGCCACTGATTGTGGGGACAGGGCCAGATTTCATGTTTCCTGGGGATGCTGTGAATTTCTCCTGCAGGAGAAGCCATTTGAACTTTTTCAACTGTATCAGTAGCACAGTATTTTTGTATGAAAAGTGGGAGACTTCTGAACAGTAATTCATTTAATTgcaacattttgaaataaaaaaactcGCTGCAGTTTTGCATTCTGTTCCTGGACGTGGGGTGGTGACTAGCACAGAGCCTGCCGCAGGGCATGGATGCGGGCGATACAGGTGCGGATGGGCTGGCGCTGGGCCTGCAACTTGGAGGCCAGCTGCTGGATCTGCGCTTCCACCTGGGGAGGTTGAGAGGGCAGGCTGAGAGGAAGCCCCGCCTGGGAGCCATCCCGGGAGGCGTCCCGGGGCTGCCCAAGGTCTCACCTCCTGCAATTCTTCCTGAACCTGCTGCTCTGCTTCCTGGTCCTCGGGCCTGGGCTCCTCCTGGCTCAGCTCCAGCCACTGCCGCAGGCTGCTTGCTTGCCGTTGGCAGGACCTGAGGGAGTAACACACCTGCTGCCTGGCTTGGCCCCAGGCAGAGGCCCAGCACACTTCTGGTgtgggtggagggagaagggCTCCTGTTCCACCATCAGGCAGAAACGCCCTCTGTCCTCTTCCCTGTGCAGAGCTGGCCGTGTGGGACCTGCCCGCTTCCCTCTGATTAAGGTTGCTGCTCACACTGAGGGTCCCAGGCCTGGCCGTGGGGTACGTGGGCTGTGGACCCAGACAAAGCAGGGCAGGGCAGTTCACTGCATCATCCCATGTCAGTCACGCTCGCCCGGTAGACCACCGGCTTCCACAAGACACAGGTGTAAAGTTTTGCTCAGCTTTTCCTGAAGGTAAGGCCAACCTGGGCCTTCCTGAGCAGGACGGAAGGGGAGAGGTGCCGCCTGCATGCAGGGGCCATCACTGGGCAGACAGCTCCCCCTGTTCCCCATGGATGGGTGCCACGCGGGTTTCTGGGTCTCACCTGAGGTTCTGCTTCGTGGTCTGGTAGTCCTGCAGTTGCTGCTGGATGCCCTCAAGCTCGGCCTCCAGGTCCATGTGGCCAGTGGTAATAGGAGAATAAGCTTGATCTTGACCATCCTCCCGTCTGGGCCCGGGCTGAACCCAGGGATTCCAGGTGCCGGGAGTGACCTGAGCACTTGAGGCACTGACAGGCCCCAGGTACACACCTGCAGTGTCAGAGCCAGGCCCAGGCCTGATGCCTGTGAAGTCCCCAGGAAGGAGCAGTCGGGGGTTGGGGACACTGGCCAGGGATGAAGGGGCCTGGGACTTAAGCCCAGGTATCGTCGGCTGGGCTGATGCCTGTAAAGGAAGAATGAACACTgagcagggaaggagaaaggaggggagcTGGGGCTCCCCACACCTGCACCTGCTGCGGCCAGCTCACCTGGTCCTGCCCCTTAATTCAGCACCAGACACCAATAGAGAGTCCCACGACCACCCAAGCAGCTGTTTCCAGCCTTAC
This genomic interval from Phocoena phocoena chromosome 13, mPhoPho1.1, whole genome shotgun sequence contains the following:
- the PISD gene encoding phosphatidylserine decarboxylase proenzyme, mitochondrial isoform X1, yielding MQVTGSMRSTRSENGRSWAWRSRANLLVTGRLYFPQLALRRRLGQLSCMSKPALKLRSWPLTVLYYLLPLGALRPLSRVGWRPVSRVALYKSVPTRLLSRAWGRLNQVELPHWLRRPVYSLYIWTFGVNMKEAAVEDLHHYRNLSEFFRRKLKPQARPVCGLHSVISPSDGKILNFGQVKNCEVEQVKGVTYSLESFLGPRIPTEDLPFPPATSCGSFRSQLVTREGNELYHCVIYLAPGDYHCFHSPTDWTVSHRRHFPGSLMSVNPGMARWIKELFCHNERVVLTGDWKHGFFSLTAVGATNVGSIRIYFDQDLHTNSPRYSKGSYNDFSFVTHMNKEGIPMRKGEHLGEFNLGSTIVLIFEAPKDFNFKLKAGQKIRFGEALGSL
- the PISD gene encoding phosphatidylserine decarboxylase proenzyme, mitochondrial isoform X2, with product MAASVGLSCLRLLRGVAPWRSRRHHCEDIALSHFLQSLRKLPLRTFSTNARKVHTAPARTLSLLRPLLFLVVTGGGYAGYRQYEKYQEREWEKLGLEIPRKLAGHWEVALYKSVPTRLLSRAWGRLNQVELPHWLRRPVYSLYIWTFGVNMKEAAVEDLHHYRNLSEFFRRKLKPQARPVCGLHSVISPSDGKILNFGQVKNCEVEQVKGVTYSLESFLGPRIPTEDLPFPPATSCGSFRSQLVTREGNELYHCVIYLAPGDYHCFHSPTDWTVSHRRHFPGSLMSVNPGMARWIKELFCHNERVVLTGDWKHGFFSLTAVGATNVGSIRIYFDQDLHTNSPRYSKGSYNDFSFVTHMNKEGIPMRKGEHLGEFNLGSTIVLIFEAPKDFNFKLKAGQKIRFGEALGSL